From Solwaraspora sp. WMMD1047, the proteins below share one genomic window:
- a CDS encoding FUSC family protein, with protein sequence MATTRDAEDDRQPVADTLVRLRQRSKATVRERVHRVRISLILAMQAAIAAALAWVIAHEVLHNPEPVFAPIAAVGTLASSVGQRLRRTVELVFGVALGIAVGDLLILALGTGPWQLGLIVLLAIIVAVFLGAGPGGVTQAAATAVLITSLSPSVDDLEFPRVVDALVGGIVGLLVVALLLPLNPLRVVERAARPALDALADELTATSEALASRDAGRAQAALDRLRGIEERMDQLQEALEGGRETATLAPVRWHRRSALTQYVEGAEYINHAVHNSGALVRRAVTALEDDEPVPKPLPRAVALLGEAVRLLHNELSAGTEAEGARERALRAVSEAGRAYDDGVGFSGSVVVAQVRTTASDLIRATGIGRTDANRMVRRAVGSHRGTETKATADQPADRAGGSENGGRPARPAAEAR encoded by the coding sequence ATGGCCACGACCAGGGACGCCGAGGACGACCGGCAACCCGTGGCCGACACCCTGGTCCGGCTGCGGCAGCGGTCCAAGGCGACCGTCCGGGAGCGGGTGCACCGGGTGCGGATCAGCCTCATCCTGGCCATGCAGGCGGCGATCGCCGCGGCGCTGGCCTGGGTCATCGCGCACGAGGTGCTCCACAATCCGGAGCCGGTCTTCGCCCCGATCGCCGCGGTGGGCACGCTCGCCTCCTCGGTCGGCCAGCGGCTACGTCGTACGGTGGAACTGGTTTTCGGGGTGGCCCTGGGGATCGCCGTGGGTGACCTGCTGATCCTCGCCCTCGGCACCGGGCCCTGGCAGCTCGGGCTGATCGTGCTGCTGGCGATCATCGTGGCGGTGTTCCTGGGGGCCGGCCCGGGTGGGGTGACGCAGGCCGCCGCGACCGCCGTCCTGATCACCTCGCTCAGCCCGAGCGTCGACGATCTGGAGTTCCCCCGGGTGGTCGACGCCCTGGTGGGCGGCATCGTCGGGTTGCTGGTGGTGGCGCTGCTGCTGCCACTGAACCCGCTGCGGGTCGTCGAACGGGCGGCCCGGCCCGCCCTGGACGCCCTCGCCGACGAGCTCACCGCAACCTCGGAGGCGCTCGCCAGCCGGGACGCCGGCCGGGCGCAGGCGGCGCTGGACCGGCTCCGCGGCATCGAGGAGCGGATGGACCAGCTGCAGGAGGCGCTGGAGGGCGGCCGGGAGACGGCGACCCTGGCCCCGGTCCGCTGGCACCGGCGCAGCGCGCTCACCCAGTACGTGGAGGGTGCCGAGTACATCAACCACGCGGTGCACAACAGCGGCGCCCTGGTCCGCCGGGCGGTCACCGCGCTGGAGGACGACGAACCGGTGCCGAAGCCGTTGCCGAGGGCGGTGGCGCTGCTCGGCGAGGCGGTCCGGCTGCTGCACAACGAGCTCTCCGCCGGCACCGAGGCGGAGGGCGCCCGGGAGCGGGCGCTGCGCGCGGTCAGCGAGGCCGGCCGGGCGTACGACGATGGGGTCGGTTTCTCCGGCAGCGTGGTCGTGGCCCAGGTGCGGACCACCGCCAGCGACCTGATCCGGGCCACCGGGATCGGCCGTACCGACGCGAACCGGATGGTCCGCCGGGCGGTCGGTAGCCATCGCGGTACCGAGACCAAGGCAACGGCCGACCAACCGGCCGACCGGGCCGGCGGATCGGAGAACGGCGGCCGGCCGGCTCGACCCGCTGCCGAGGCCCGTTGA
- a CDS encoding PrsW family intramembrane metalloprotease: MVENPPGEPREPAPPVPPTPEPPPTPDQPRATDQPRATDQPRATDQPAAGPSVVPPGRGLSWRRGLLMAAVIVFIAACAIYIVVFELGQSLGIEALIIGLVAAILPVPVLVACFLWLDRYEPEPMKYLIFCFAWGAFVSTSASLNVNQRSAELFGDWGLPDSLVAVLVAPFIEELTKALGPILLLAFRRREWSGITDGIVYCGLSAVGFAMVENILYLGGHGYAAGVAEYGPATGAQNVFAIFILRILLTGFAHPLFTSMTGVGLGIAARSADRRIRVFAPLAGLLLSMMLHGAWNLMPSLAIATGQSLILLYGYISVMVPIFFGMVGLAIWLRSWEGRLTERRLPDYVRAGWLTPPEVAALGSLGRRHSARRWARRVAGEDGLRAMRGYQFAATRLALLRDSMVRGLDSKPADLARTAGEERRLLDSIAGYRRVFSGRDPQAPDAEWDGERYQVTFPDGVRRTIPAPDDPVVPIPVVLTAAPPPAFSPPPGYGPPPGYGPPPGYGPPPGYTGAPPGYGQPPGYGPTPGYGPPPGYGGFPGSGGPPPGYGPPPGYGPPPGYGRPPES; encoded by the coding sequence ATGGTCGAGAACCCGCCCGGCGAGCCGCGCGAGCCGGCGCCGCCGGTTCCGCCCACCCCGGAGCCGCCGCCGACACCGGACCAGCCCCGGGCAACCGACCAGCCCCGGGCGACCGACCAGCCCCGGGCAACCGACCAGCCGGCCGCCGGCCCGTCGGTGGTGCCGCCCGGCCGCGGCCTGAGCTGGCGGCGCGGCCTGTTGATGGCCGCGGTCATCGTCTTCATCGCCGCCTGCGCCATCTACATCGTCGTCTTCGAGCTGGGCCAGAGCCTGGGGATCGAGGCGCTGATCATCGGGTTGGTGGCGGCCATCCTGCCGGTTCCGGTGCTGGTCGCCTGCTTCCTCTGGCTGGACCGCTACGAGCCGGAGCCGATGAAGTATCTGATCTTCTGTTTCGCCTGGGGCGCGTTCGTCTCCACCTCGGCGTCGCTCAACGTCAACCAGCGGTCGGCCGAGCTGTTCGGGGACTGGGGACTGCCCGACTCGCTGGTGGCGGTGCTGGTCGCGCCCTTCATCGAGGAGCTGACCAAGGCGCTGGGGCCCATCCTGCTGCTGGCCTTCCGGCGTCGCGAGTGGTCGGGCATCACCGACGGAATCGTCTACTGTGGACTTTCTGCGGTCGGCTTCGCGATGGTGGAGAACATCCTCTATCTCGGCGGACACGGGTACGCCGCGGGCGTCGCCGAGTACGGGCCGGCCACCGGCGCGCAGAACGTCTTCGCGATCTTCATCCTGCGGATCCTGCTGACCGGCTTCGCCCACCCGCTCTTCACCTCGATGACCGGTGTCGGGCTCGGCATCGCCGCGCGCAGCGCGGACCGGCGGATCCGGGTCTTCGCCCCGCTGGCCGGGTTGCTGCTGTCGATGATGCTGCACGGCGCCTGGAACCTGATGCCGTCACTGGCGATCGCCACCGGACAGTCCCTGATCCTGCTCTACGGCTACATCAGCGTGATGGTCCCGATCTTCTTCGGCATGGTCGGGTTGGCGATCTGGCTCCGCAGCTGGGAGGGGCGGCTCACCGAACGGCGGCTGCCGGACTACGTGCGGGCCGGTTGGCTGACCCCGCCCGAGGTGGCCGCCCTCGGCAGCCTGGGCCGGCGGCACTCGGCGCGGCGCTGGGCCCGTCGGGTGGCCGGCGAGGACGGGCTCCGGGCGATGCGCGGGTACCAGTTCGCCGCGACCCGGCTCGCCCTGCTCCGGGATTCGATGGTGCGCGGTCTGGACAGCAAGCCGGCGGACCTGGCCCGGACGGCCGGCGAGGAGCGGCGGCTGCTCGACTCCATCGCCGGCTACCGGCGGGTCTTCAGCGGCCGGGATCCGCAGGCTCCGGACGCCGAGTGGGACGGCGAGCGCTACCAGGTCACCTTCCCGGACGGGGTACGCCGCACCATCCCGGCTCCGGACGACCCGGTGGTACCCATCCCGGTGGTCCTCACCGCCGCGCCGCCCCCGGCCTTCAGTCCGCCTCCCGGTTATGGCCCGCCTCCTGGCTATGGCCCGCCTCCTGGCTATGGCCCGCCGCCGGGCTACACCGGTGCGCCGCCCGGTTATGGCCAGCCTCCTGGGTATGGCCCGACTCCTGGCTACGGCCCGCCGCCCGGCTACGGCGGGTTCCCCGGCTCCGGTGGTCCGCCGCCCGGCTACGGTCCGCCGCCCGGCTACGGTCCGCCCCCCGGCTACGGTCGGCCGCCCGAGAGCTGA
- a CDS encoding FAD-linked oxidase C-terminal domain-containing protein, translated as MPDLLDDLRDALGAAAVLTDPDLLRGHQRDEADLCVAGMPVAVTRPADTAGVVAVLQVAARHGVPVIPQGARTGLAGAANAVEGAVVLSTAALNRIVEIDPVNRMAVVQPGVVNAALAAAVAEHGLRFPPDPGSWESSTVGGNVATNAGGMCCVKYGVTSEYVIGMEVVLGTGEVLRTGRRTAKGVAGYDLTRLFVGSEGTLGVITEITLALRPQPEESLTMVAVFPDTATAGAAVAGISAAGLTPSLLELLDRTHLGAIEAYRPMGLRTDAGALLLAAADTGPRAADDLARLAEVCTAAGADEVFAATDAVEAADLLQARRLAHPAMERYAAEAFPGGNGGLVIDDVAVPRGSLAALLDGVEKIAAEYQVAIGVVGHAGDGNMHPNIVVDRADPASLARGRRAFDAIMRLGLDLGGTCTGEHGVGLLKREWLARELGPVGVRVHQAIKAALDPAGLLNPGKVL; from the coding sequence ATGCCCGATCTCCTCGACGACCTGCGCGACGCCCTCGGCGCGGCAGCGGTGCTCACCGATCCCGACCTGCTCCGGGGCCACCAGCGGGACGAGGCCGACCTCTGTGTGGCGGGGATGCCGGTGGCGGTGACCCGGCCGGCGGACACCGCCGGGGTGGTCGCCGTACTGCAGGTGGCCGCCCGGCACGGCGTACCGGTGATCCCGCAGGGGGCGAGGACCGGCCTGGCCGGAGCCGCGAACGCCGTCGAAGGCGCGGTGGTCCTCTCCACCGCCGCGCTGAACCGGATCGTGGAGATCGACCCGGTCAACCGGATGGCGGTGGTCCAGCCCGGGGTGGTCAACGCGGCGCTGGCCGCCGCCGTCGCCGAACACGGGCTGCGTTTCCCGCCGGACCCGGGCTCGTGGGAGTCGTCCACCGTCGGCGGGAACGTGGCCACCAACGCCGGCGGCATGTGCTGCGTCAAGTACGGCGTGACGAGCGAATATGTGATCGGGATGGAGGTGGTGCTGGGGACCGGGGAGGTGTTGCGCACCGGCCGCCGGACCGCCAAGGGGGTGGCCGGTTACGACCTGACCCGGCTCTTCGTCGGCTCCGAGGGCACCCTCGGCGTGATCACCGAGATCACCCTCGCGCTGCGGCCGCAGCCGGAGGAGTCGCTGACCATGGTGGCGGTCTTCCCGGACACGGCGACGGCCGGCGCGGCGGTGGCCGGCATCTCCGCGGCCGGGCTCACCCCGAGCCTGCTGGAGCTGCTGGACCGCACCCACCTCGGCGCGATCGAGGCGTACCGGCCGATGGGTCTGCGCACCGACGCGGGTGCGCTGCTGTTGGCGGCGGCCGACACCGGCCCCCGCGCCGCCGACGACCTGGCCCGGCTGGCCGAGGTCTGCACCGCGGCCGGCGCCGACGAGGTCTTCGCGGCCACCGACGCGGTCGAGGCCGCCGACCTGCTGCAGGCCCGCCGGCTGGCCCACCCGGCGATGGAGCGGTACGCGGCCGAGGCGTTCCCCGGCGGCAACGGCGGCCTGGTGATCGACGACGTGGCGGTGCCCCGGGGTTCGCTGGCGGCGCTGCTGGACGGCGTCGAGAAGATCGCCGCCGAGTACCAGGTGGCGATCGGGGTGGTCGGGCACGCCGGGGACGGCAACATGCACCCGAACATCGTGGTCGACCGGGCCGACCCGGCCAGCCTGGCGCGCGGCCGGCGGGCCTTCGACGCGATCATGCGCCTCGGCCTGGACCTCGGCGGCACCTGCACCGGCGAACACGGGGTCGGGCTGCTCAAACGGGAGTGGCTGGCCCGGGAGCTCGGACCGGTCGGGGTCCGCGTCCACCAGGCGATCAAGGCCGCCCTCGACCCGGCCGGGCTGCTCAACCCCGGCAAGGTGCTCTGA
- a CDS encoding glycerol-3-phosphate dehydrogenase/oxidase — protein sequence MRDPRVSRYTAGQLSPARRAADLRRLRGERFDVLVIGGGVTGAGAALDAASRGLKVALVEARDYAAGTSSRSSKLIHGGLRYLEQLEFGLVHEALTERGLLATRLAPHLVRPVPILVPLPAGSGPAGLFARAWRRGYYGAGVAAYDVFAGVFGNGRGMPLHRHLSRESARHTFPSLRADAISGAIRYHDGQVDDARLVVNLARTAASLGAVVVTSARAVGLLRQAREVTGVRVRDMEARAGSSTAEFDVNARTVIAATGVWTDDVSRMLDQVGARPAGIPPRPNSIVGLRPGLRVRASKGVHLVVPRSAITGDAGLILRTATSVLFVIPWGGHWIIGTTDTEWRLDRSHPAASARDIEYLLEQVNTVLDRPLTGADIEGVYAGLRPLLSGEADSTSKLSREHAVFEPMLGLLLVAGGKYTTYRVMAADVVDQAVRRLGGGRLPSRTADLPLLGADGFAAMWRDRADLARRHAVPAGVVEHLLERYGTLSTELLAMIDADPLLGVPLAGAPEYLAAEVAYAVQAEGALHLDDVLTRRTRISFETAHRGVESAGHAAEVMGRVLGWDVTVRAREVEHYLARVAAERESQRMPDDATADAARMGAPDVRGFAADRGAEAEPGTRVSRSR from the coding sequence GTGCGCGATCCAAGGGTCTCCCGCTACACGGCCGGTCAACTGTCACCGGCTCGCCGCGCCGCCGATCTTCGCCGGCTGCGCGGTGAGCGGTTCGACGTGCTCGTGATCGGAGGTGGGGTGACCGGTGCCGGCGCCGCGTTGGATGCCGCCTCCCGGGGCCTCAAGGTGGCCCTGGTCGAGGCCCGCGACTACGCGGCCGGCACCTCCAGCCGGTCCAGCAAGCTGATCCACGGTGGGCTGCGCTACCTGGAGCAGTTGGAGTTCGGGCTGGTGCACGAGGCGCTCACCGAGCGCGGCCTGCTCGCCACCCGGCTCGCCCCGCACCTGGTGCGTCCGGTGCCGATCCTGGTCCCGCTGCCGGCCGGCTCGGGTCCGGCGGGTCTGTTCGCCCGCGCCTGGCGCCGCGGCTACTACGGCGCCGGGGTGGCCGCGTACGACGTCTTCGCGGGGGTGTTCGGGAATGGCCGGGGGATGCCGCTGCACCGGCACCTGTCCCGGGAGAGCGCCCGGCACACCTTCCCCAGCCTGCGGGCCGACGCCATCTCCGGGGCGATCCGCTACCACGACGGGCAGGTCGATGACGCCCGGCTGGTGGTGAACCTGGCCCGGACGGCGGCCAGCCTCGGCGCCGTGGTGGTGACGAGCGCCCGAGCGGTCGGCCTGCTCCGCCAGGCCCGCGAGGTGACCGGGGTGCGGGTGCGCGACATGGAGGCGCGGGCCGGTTCGTCGACCGCCGAGTTCGACGTCAACGCCCGTACCGTGATCGCCGCCACCGGCGTCTGGACCGACGACGTGTCCCGGATGCTCGACCAGGTCGGCGCCCGCCCGGCCGGTATCCCGCCGCGCCCGAACTCGATCGTCGGGCTGCGCCCGGGGCTGCGGGTCCGGGCCTCCAAGGGGGTGCACCTGGTGGTGCCCCGCTCGGCGATCACCGGTGACGCGGGGCTGATCCTGCGGACCGCCACCTCGGTGCTCTTCGTCATCCCCTGGGGCGGGCACTGGATCATCGGCACCACGGACACCGAGTGGCGGCTGGACCGGTCCCATCCGGCGGCCTCCGCGCGGGACATCGAGTACCTGCTGGAACAGGTGAACACCGTGCTCGACCGGCCGCTCACCGGGGCGGACATCGAGGGGGTCTACGCCGGTCTGCGTCCGCTGCTCTCCGGGGAGGCCGATTCGACCTCGAAGCTCTCCCGCGAGCACGCGGTCTTCGAGCCGATGCTGGGGCTGCTGCTGGTGGCGGGGGGCAAGTACACCACCTACCGGGTGATGGCCGCCGACGTGGTGGACCAGGCGGTCCGTCGGCTCGGCGGCGGGCGGCTGCCGTCGCGGACCGCCGACCTGCCGCTGCTCGGCGCGGACGGCTTCGCCGCCATGTGGCGGGACCGGGCCGACCTGGCCCGCCGGCACGCGGTGCCAGCCGGCGTGGTCGAGCACCTGCTGGAGCGGTACGGCACCCTCAGCACCGAACTGCTGGCGATGATCGACGCCGACCCGCTCCTCGGTGTGCCGCTGGCCGGCGCCCCGGAGTACCTGGCCGCCGAGGTGGCGTACGCGGTCCAGGCCGAGGGGGCGCTGCACCTCGACGACGTGCTGACCCGGCGTACCCGGATCTCCTTCGAGACCGCGCACCGGGGGGTCGAGTCCGCCGGCCACGCGGCCGAGGTGATGGGCCGGGTGCTCGGCTGGGACGTCACCGTCCGGGCCCGCGAGGTCGAGCACTACCTGGCCCGGGTGGCGGCGGAGCGGGAGTCGCAGCGGATGCCGGACGACGCCACCGCCGACGCCGCCCGGATGGGCGCCCCCGACGTCCGCGGCTTCGCCGCCGACCGGGGTGCAGAGGCGGAGCCGGGCACCCGGGTCAGCCGGTCCCGCTAG